Below is a window of Pseudomonadota bacterium DNA.
GCGTCGCGTGCTCGCTCGCTCCTCGCCTATCGAGTTGATATGTCTCGTCGCTCGCTCCGCGGCTCCTGGCGCTCGGGGCTGCTCGTGACGATTTATTCACAACCTCTTAGATGTTTTCGGGAGGCACCACGCGCGGGCGGCGGTGTTCATCCAGGGCCACGTAGGTAAGCACGGCTTGGGTCACTTTGATGCATTCGGGCCGGGCCGGGTTGCGTTCGGCGTAGACCTCGACCTGAACCGTAATCGAAGTACGCCCGACGCGCGTGACCTCCGCGTAACAGCTTACGAGATCGCCGACAAACACCGGCTCACGGAATTCCACGGAGTTGACGGCGACCGTGGTGACCGGTCCGTGCGCCCGCCGGATGGCGGCGATGCTGCCCGCGATGTCGACCTGCGAGAGGATCCAGCCGCCGAAGATGCCGCCGGTGTAATTGGTATCCGCCGGCATGGGTACGATCCTCAAGGTCGGTTCTTTCCCTGCCGGAAGGCTGACCGGAGTGGACAGAGCTACGCTTCCCGGCATGTTTATTCCGGGCATAGGCGTTTTAATAGATGACCAATAAGTTGAAGACGCTCGGTCTCAACTGGATTTCCTTGATCTTTAGCGTCGCCTCCGCAACACAGTTCGCATTTTCATTACCCTGCGCGCCTTCAGCCACCGCGGTGACCGCCAACGATGCTTTACATTGTTGTCCGGGCTGGAGTGAAATTAAGTGCTTTTTCGTAATTGAAGCGAATTCCCCGGAAGCAGGGTTAAGCTTGTTGCCTGCGGAATTTTGCGCCGCTTGAGCGATCGTTTTCGTCTTACTGTTAATGCGTAACTCAACCATGATTTTCGCCTGACCGCCGGTTGGGGCCACGTTAAGACGGCTGCGGTAGTCGTAGACGCCCACGACATAGTAACGCCCCGGTTTCTTTGCCTTGGTTTCGAATTCGTGACCGAGGAGGGATGTCGCTTGCGCTCGCCCGGCCCCGGTGACGTTTGCCGAGACCTTGATCCGCCCGCTGGTCGTGTCTTCCTCGTGGGTGGCGCTGTTGGCAGGGGAGTCGCTGTCCGCGCTGCCCTCGGCAACGGTAAGCTTCGGGGGCCGAATGATCAAGGTTCTAGCATCCAATATCATGAGGGTCATGAACACAATAAACCCTGCGAGAAAGAAAGCGAAAAGTAAGAAGAGTTCCATGCGCGATCTCCGGTTAGTTATTTTGCGGCGGCGCTAGCGCGAACCAAGTCGTCAGCATCACGCCGTCTTGGTTCGCTGAGCGCTTTATGTTGTTATTCCGATCCGGTGACGAACTCGGTAAAGGTCACAGTATCATACGCGCATGGCTGTTCCAACGCATGCCGTTGAAGCGATTCGCGGACGCGCCGGCGCGAATTCCCTAAAGCTCATGGGTTTCGAGATTCAAGCCCGCGCACGAGCCCAATGACGCGGAGCTGGTGACGATCGCCGTGCTCGCCTGCTCCTTGAGGAGATAGGTTTGCGCCACGCGTTGTAAATCCGCGACCGTGACTCGGAGAACCCGTTGCCGCAGGCGCCGCCGATACTCGGGCAAGCGTCCGAAAAGCCCGGCGGCAAAGGTTCGAATCGCCTCGCCGGCCGGCGAGCTCGGGCGATCGAGCGCAGCGATGACGCCCAGGATCGCTTCTTCGAGTTTCTCGTAGCCGTGGCCGTAGCGGTGCAGCCATTCCAGTGCGGCATCGAAAGCTTCCAAGGTTTCCATGACCCGCGGGTCACGATAGGAGAAAAACTTGAAGGCCCCGGTATCGCCATCGTAGGCGGCGCCGGAACCGTAGGCCCCGCCTTGCTCGCGGATCGCCCGGTGCAAATAGCCGTTGTGCAGGAAGCGGCCGAGCACGATCAACGCCGCGGCGTCCTCGTGGTCGGGGGGGATGGTGGGATAGGCGCGCGCGCAGAAGTTTACCTCGGTGTTCGCGATCCAGGCCTCATTCACGCAGGACGGCTCGATGCTTAACGAAAATGGCTTCGCATCGTGAACCCGCGGTTGCAAGGCGGCCCACTGGGATGCGAGGTTTGCACCTACGCTGGCGAGGTGCTGGTCCTCGCCCACGACGAGTAGTTGCGGGGCGGCGCGGGTGAGGCGCCCATGGATGCGCTTCAGATCGGCTGCGAATTCTTCCAGTTTATCCTGGTTCTCGATCGCCCGCTCCAAGGCTTTGAGATCGCGCAGCCCTACGAGGCCGTCCCAGCGGTGGGAAAGCGCCGCCGCCGGCCCGAATCCTGCGCAGGCCGCGGTCATCGCGAGCACGTGACCCTGGTCGGTCACCGCCGATTCACGCGCGGCCCGGATTTGCGCGATGAGCTCCCGCAGCCGCGCCAGCTCGTCGAATCGGGCCTTATAAAAAACATCGTGCAACAGGTGCACGAGCGCTCCGTGGTTGCGGGCTAGACAGTTCGATGAAAGCTGATAGTAGGCGAGGATCCGCTGCACGTTTCGGATCTCGCCGCGCAGCGCGCAATGCGCGGCAATACCCCCGCTAATCGCGGCTTGATGGGTCTGCGCGGCGAGGTAATCCTTATCACCGTAACCGAGCTCGGTCACGCAGTTGCAATATAGGCTCAACAATCCAATCTCGCCGGGCCCGAGCGCCGGGAGTTCCACCGTGATCTCTTCATACACGAGGCCGTTGGTGCCTTGGCGAAACCAGGTGACCGGAACACCGCCGAGGAGCGTGCGTTCGCTCGCGGGGACCTTAAAATCGGCGGGAATATCTTCGACACCGACTTTCGGCAGCAGGGCGGCGTCGGGCGCTTGCTGCTGGCGGTCCTTTAATGCCGCCGCACGCTCGACGATCCGGGTTTTCTCGGCAACGCTGAGCGACTGCTTGGTTGCCGCCAGCCGGCTTTTTAGCTGCGCGGCATGGCGCGCATTGAAGGCGGTATCCGGGATCATCGCCACCCGCACGCGATGCGGATTGTCTCTCAGCCAGTCACGGGCCAGACCAGGAATGAAGCCGGGCCGTTCGATCGCCACCCGCAGGTGCTCTAAGATGGGATCGATGGCGAGGGCGGCGATCGCATCCCCTCCATGCAAGGCCGCCGGAAGGGACGCCGCCAGCAACTGTAACCCGTACGGATAGCGGCCGCCGCGGATCTCGCGCTGCGAAAGCTCCATCTGATGCAGGACCGAGGCCGCGAGCTCGCGCTCGACACCTTTCTCGGCGACCTCTTGAATCACTTTCATCACCGTCTCCTCGACGGCCTCGGCATGCTCGGGATCCGAACCCTCGACCCCGCACACGAACGTCGCCTCGCGATTGCCTGCGTCGAGCCCGCAAAGCTCCGAGGGCGCCGTGGCCAGCGGGCACCTCTCCAGGGCGTGCCGTAAGGGTGAAGCGCTATGGTCGAGCAATACGCCCGCCAGCAGCTGCGTCTCCATTGTTTTTTGCAGGTCCGTGGTATTGTTGAGCAGCCAGCCGAGCACGATATGCGTCTTGCTCCGTGTGGATTCCTCGCCATTGACCGGGTAGGGGATCGTGAGCGCGCGCGGTGCGCCGTAGCGCTGCTCGTCGTGGATCCCATTCGCCACGTTGCGGGCAGTAAAATGCTTTAAGGCCCACTCGTGGAAATGCGCCTGATGCCCGCGGACGTCAAAATCACCGTAGGTGCAGAAATAAGCGTTCGAGGGGTGATAAAAACGCGCGTGGAAATCCCGCAACTGCGGCCACGTCAACTGCGGGATCGCTTCGGGATCGCCGCCGCTATTGTAATGATAAGTAGTTGTCGGGAAGATCGCGGCGCTGAGCGCGTACCAGAGGCGAGTGGTAGGCGCGCTCAGGGCGCCTTTCATCTCGTTGTAAACGACGCCTTTATAAACTAAGTCGCTCGCCGGATCATCGGCGATCGCGAATTCCAAGCGGTGGCCCTCCTGGGCGAAGTCGAGCTCATCGAGGTTGGGAAAAAATACCGCGTCCAAATAAACCTGCAGCAGATTGTCGAAGTCCTTCTTGTTCTGGGTGGCGAAGGGATACGCCGTCCAATCGCTGCTCGTGAAAGCGTTCATGAAGGTGTTGAGCGAACGCCGCGTCATCATGAAAAAAGGGTCCCGTACCGGGAAGCGCCGGCTGCCGCAGAGCGCGGTGTGCTCGAGGATGTGAGCCACGCCGGTGGAATCCCGGGGGAGGGTACGAAATCCGACGATAAAGGCGTTGTTGTTGTCGTTCGCGCTCAAATGCAAGTGCCGGGCGCCGGTGATCCCGT
It encodes the following:
- a CDS encoding acyl-CoA thioesterase, whose protein sequence is MPGSVALSTPVSLPAGKEPTLRIVPMPADTNYTGGIFGGWILSQVDIAGSIAAIRRAHGPVTTVAVNSVEFREPVFVGDLVSCYAEVTRVGRTSITVQVEVYAERNPARPECIKVTQAVLTYVALDEHRRPRVVPPENI
- a CDS encoding insulinase family protein codes for the protein MSSFELIRGQRIESLNIEAQEYRHGITGARHLHLSANDNNNAFIVGFRTLPRDSTGVAHILEHTALCGSRRFPVRDPFFMMTRRSLNTFMNAFTSSDWTAYPFATQNKKDFDNLLQVYLDAVFFPNLDELDFAQEGHRLEFAIADDPASDLVYKGVVYNEMKGALSAPTTRLWYALSAAIFPTTTYHYNSGGDPEAIPQLTWPQLRDFHARFYHPSNAYFCTYGDFDVRGHQAHFHEWALKHFTARNVANGIHDEQRYGAPRALTIPYPVNGEESTRSKTHIVLGWLLNNTTDLQKTMETQLLAGVLLDHSASPLRHALERCPLATAPSELCGLDAGNREATFVCGVEGSDPEHAEAVEETVMKVIQEVAEKGVERELAASVLHQMELSQREIRGGRYPYGLQLLAASLPAALHGGDAIAALAIDPILEHLRVAIERPGFIPGLARDWLRDNPHRVRVAMIPDTAFNARHAAQLKSRLAATKQSLSVAEKTRIVERAAALKDRQQQAPDAALLPKVGVEDIPADFKVPASERTLLGGVPVTWFRQGTNGLVYEEITVELPALGPGEIGLLSLYCNCVTELGYGDKDYLAAQTHQAAISGGIAAHCALRGEIRNVQRILAYYQLSSNCLARNHGALVHLLHDVFYKARFDELARLRELIAQIRAARESAVTDQGHVLAMTAACAGFGPAAALSHRWDGLVGLRDLKALERAIENQDKLEEFAADLKRIHGRLTRAAPQLLVVGEDQHLASVGANLASQWAALQPRVHDAKPFSLSIEPSCVNEAWIANTEVNFCARAYPTIPPDHEDAAALIVLGRFLHNGYLHRAIREQGGAYGSGAAYDGDTGAFKFFSYRDPRVMETLEAFDAALEWLHRYGHGYEKLEEAILGVIAALDRPSSPAGEAIRTFAAGLFGRLPEYRRRLRQRVLRVTVADLQRVAQTYLLKEQASTAIVTSSASLGSCAGLNLETHEL